From a region of the Qipengyuania spongiae genome:
- a CDS encoding conjugal transfer protein TraA, protein MHEHRQIAARIDHGYAATIHKSQGVTVDRTHVLATTGVDQHSSYVALSRHRESVELHYGRDDFADAGKLARVLSRERAKDMAGDYASEDLERRFAERRGINFRERVAEIVRKVPEKVRGLIDGLRTPQADHQVRAQAAVRRHARAVSNLFLAQENGAAQDQLVEQRSPAALRQELAAARKELNAFGANYSRDIERAYIADPSLAREAAGGQVRRAILAMKTEGRVREAGQERADRFVDRWQKLGHKSQQHYRSGEMRKYRASRSEMAEMAKSLQRDPQLDSLLAKRKVELGISAASGRSLGDELAFRHGLDLGRGRGIGI, encoded by the coding sequence ATGCACGAACATCGCCAGATCGCGGCGCGTATCGACCACGGTTACGCCGCGACCATCCACAAGTCGCAAGGTGTGACTGTGGACCGCACCCACGTTCTCGCGACCACGGGCGTGGATCAGCACAGCAGCTACGTTGCGCTCTCACGCCATCGCGAATCCGTCGAGCTGCATTATGGCAGGGATGATTTTGCCGATGCCGGTAAGCTCGCCCGCGTACTTTCCCGTGAACGCGCCAAGGACATGGCTGGTGACTATGCGAGCGAGGACTTGGAACGACGTTTCGCCGAGCGGCGTGGCATCAACTTCCGCGAACGTGTTGCCGAGATCGTCCGCAAGGTTCCCGAGAAGGTGCGCGGCTTGATCGATGGGTTGCGGACGCCGCAAGCAGATCACCAGGTCAGGGCGCAGGCCGCTGTCCGGCGGCATGCCCGTGCAGTCAGCAATCTGTTTCTGGCGCAGGAGAATGGCGCGGCACAGGACCAGCTTGTCGAGCAGCGAAGTCCGGCGGCGCTGAGGCAGGAGCTTGCGGCAGCGCGCAAGGAGTTGAACGCCTTTGGGGCGAATTATTCACGTGATATCGAGCGCGCCTATATCGCAGACCCATCGCTCGCACGAGAAGCGGCGGGTGGACAAGTGCGTCGTGCCATCCTCGCCATGAAGACCGAGGGGAGAGTCCGGGAGGCAGGGCAGGAGCGCGCTGACCGGTTTGTGGATCGTTGGCAGAAACTCGGGCACAAGAGTCAGCAGCATTACAGAAGCGGAGAGATGCGCAAATACCGCGCATCACGCTCGGAGATGGCGGAAATGGCCAAAAGTCTTCAGCGCGATCCTCAGCTTGATTCGCTCCTGGCCAAACGCAAGGTCGAGTTGGGCATCAGCGCTGCCAGTGGTCGCTCGCTTGGCGACGAGCTCGCGTTCCGTCATGGCCTCGATCTCGGGCGAGGGCGGGGGATTGGGATCTGA
- a CDS encoding AAA family ATPase yields MVDTRRDLAMFVHRHSDGKDQFDLALNAVQSSPDLVALGKDGRGNERFTSRDMIEVEARLERATASITERDRHQVHERFRERALAAAERRGLFLSGEQRAAFEHVTAGKDLGVIVGYAGTGKSAMLGAAREAWEDAGYKVRGAALSGIAAENLEDGSGIASRTIASLEHQWAQGRDLLIASDVLVIDEAGMIGSRQMERVLSVANDAGAKVVLVGDPQQLQAIEAGAAFRSIAERHGHVEITEIRRQQVDWQRDATRHLATGRTAEALDAYSANGMVHAAGTREAECAARLLDRRCSAADASERATGARPARRDARAPAGQIQNAAPAGARSAGPSASSNTPAHHFTAPDRHPDGPGLQARSAQRIERVARRAAMAKNIHQCLVSNSMTIPGSILSETLSKLASSHLAAIRNRLDDFDDMLCTAILIEAARVIDYENVLMGSSEDESHHLPFPVFDVMCRGWNPLLHYILPRLSKIGGIPIQESTSTTRSHARSILQAFGQYAILQKAADMSFHGFLEGSEIENGISLKFTVGEDSDHFLDQLEAEALERALGGIDDSAPGEKLTADEVDELAASLVFPFETGRGTMVGYDADPRLDAHFIELVGPRTLEWRAEAGIHPTIDADQLNGADIAAVVMMLASFYLKHIWIVGVGSKCLPDINYCMSLTIWKKPDELIESISTFTGIDARRIDAALRAIVVTREDAGYFGTEPTPLVPMLLEISEGFWLAPVSSVFRNPFTAIRMLNEFRNPLTAQSVRKPREQWMTSDLYALFEGNRYQVVELPTRLKREDQLVTDIDAAVLDMTTGELGLFQLKWQDLASSRLGAIRSRAKNFVERVSLWADQVENWISEFGEAELCRCLKLKVPKGAVPSRVMMFAVGRSGARFQSYGYTLTNEDIAACNWNQFVRLRYEVGPAELVLSEIHSRIFSEQSRVEKRRPLPYAFEVDGRTIRIEDMWSAAV; encoded by the coding sequence GTGGTCGATACGCGCCGCGATCTGGCGATGTTCGTGCATCGCCATTCGGATGGAAAGGACCAGTTCGATCTCGCGTTGAATGCGGTGCAGTCCTCTCCTGATCTGGTCGCGTTGGGCAAGGATGGTCGCGGGAACGAACGCTTTACGTCGCGCGACATGATCGAGGTGGAAGCGCGGTTGGAACGCGCTACCGCGTCGATCACCGAACGTGATCGGCACCAAGTTCATGAGCGCTTCCGCGAGCGAGCGCTTGCCGCCGCCGAAAGACGAGGGCTTTTTCTCTCAGGCGAGCAGCGCGCGGCCTTCGAGCATGTTACCGCCGGAAAGGATCTCGGGGTCATCGTCGGCTATGCCGGGACCGGCAAGAGCGCGATGCTGGGTGCTGCGCGAGAGGCGTGGGAGGACGCTGGCTACAAAGTTCGCGGCGCAGCGCTCTCCGGCATCGCTGCCGAGAACCTCGAAGACGGCTCGGGAATTGCGTCGCGCACCATTGCCAGCCTCGAGCATCAGTGGGCGCAGGGCCGAGACCTGCTCATTGCCAGTGACGTGCTGGTAATCGACGAAGCCGGGATGATCGGCTCGCGCCAGATGGAGCGGGTTCTGTCTGTCGCGAATGATGCCGGAGCCAAGGTCGTTCTTGTCGGCGATCCGCAGCAGCTGCAGGCCATCGAAGCGGGTGCGGCGTTCCGCTCGATTGCCGAGCGGCACGGCCATGTCGAGATCACAGAGATCAGGCGACAGCAGGTCGACTGGCAGCGTGATGCCACGCGGCATCTGGCAACGGGGCGTACTGCCGAGGCATTGGACGCGTATTCCGCGAACGGCATGGTGCATGCCGCCGGAACGCGCGAAGCCGAGTGCGCGGCAAGGCTGTTGGATCGCAGATGCAGCGCCGCTGACGCAAGCGAGCGCGCGACCGGCGCTCGCCCGGCAAGAAGAGACGCGAGAGCGCCTGCGGGTCAGATACAAAACGCCGCGCCCGCAGGAGCGCGAAGCGCGGGACCGAGCGCGTCCTCGAACACTCCCGCTCATCATTTCACTGCTCCTGATCGTCACCCGGATGGGCCGGGACTACAGGCCCGGTCCGCACAGCGGATAGAGCGGGTTGCCCGCAGGGCAGCTATGGCCAAGAATATTCATCAGTGCTTAGTTTCGAACTCAATGACGATACCCGGCAGCATTCTCAGCGAAACTCTCTCAAAATTGGCATCAAGCCATCTTGCTGCCATCCGCAATCGGCTGGACGACTTCGACGACATGCTCTGCACTGCAATTCTGATCGAGGCCGCCAGGGTCATCGACTATGAGAATGTCCTGATGGGCTCCAGCGAGGACGAGAGCCACCATCTACCCTTTCCAGTCTTTGACGTCATGTGCCGAGGCTGGAACCCGCTGCTTCACTACATATTGCCGAGGCTTTCGAAGATCGGCGGGATTCCAATTCAGGAGAGCACGTCCACAACCCGCTCGCATGCCAGATCCATTCTGCAAGCTTTCGGCCAGTACGCAATCCTTCAAAAAGCGGCAGATATGTCGTTCCACGGCTTCCTTGAAGGAAGCGAGATCGAAAATGGGATCAGCCTAAAGTTCACGGTCGGCGAGGACAGCGACCATTTTCTTGATCAGCTGGAAGCCGAAGCTCTCGAAAGAGCTTTGGGTGGCATCGATGATTCAGCGCCCGGCGAGAAGCTCACTGCCGACGAAGTTGATGAGCTTGCAGCTTCTCTCGTCTTTCCGTTCGAGACGGGCCGCGGAACGATGGTTGGCTACGACGCCGATCCAAGACTCGATGCGCACTTTATTGAACTTGTCGGCCCAAGAACTCTGGAGTGGCGGGCTGAAGCCGGGATCCATCCGACTATCGACGCAGATCAGCTGAACGGGGCGGACATAGCAGCAGTGGTGATGATGCTTGCGAGCTTCTATCTGAAGCACATCTGGATTGTCGGTGTTGGAAGCAAATGTCTTCCGGACATAAATTACTGCATGAGCCTGACCATCTGGAAAAAGCCGGATGAGCTGATTGAGTCCATCTCTACATTTACGGGGATTGACGCACGGAGGATAGACGCCGCCCTTCGCGCAATTGTGGTGACGCGCGAAGATGCCGGATATTTCGGTACTGAACCGACGCCCCTAGTGCCGATGTTGCTGGAAATTTCCGAGGGCTTCTGGCTGGCACCCGTCAGCAGCGTCTTCCGCAATCCGTTCACAGCGATCAGGATGCTCAATGAATTTCGCAATCCGCTTACGGCTCAATCCGTGAGGAAGCCGAGAGAGCAATGGATGACTTCGGACCTCTATGCGCTCTTCGAAGGCAACCGGTATCAGGTTGTGGAGCTTCCGACGCGCCTAAAGAGAGAAGATCAACTCGTAACCGACATCGATGCTGCAGTTTTGGACATGACAACAGGTGAACTTGGCCTCTTTCAGCTCAAATGGCAGGATCTCGCTTCGAGCAGGCTCGGAGCAATCAGAAGCAGAGCGAAGAATTTTGTCGAGCGCGTCAGCTTGTGGGCGGACCAAGTTGAGAACTGGATCAGCGAATTCGGTGAGGCCGAGCTCTGCAGGTGTCTCAAGTTAAAGGTTCCCAAGGGAGCCGTCCCAAGCCGGGTTATGATGTTCGCGGTGGGACGATCCGGTGCGCGTTTCCAGAGCTACGGGTACACTTTGACCAATGAAGACATAGCGGCCTGCAACTGGAACCAATTCGTCCGTCTGCGCTATGAGGTTGGTCCTGCCGAGCTGGTTCTGTCAGAGATCCACAGCAGAATATTCTCCGAACAAAGTCGCGTCGAGAAGCGCAGACCGCTTCCTTATGCATTTGAAGTCGACGGTAGGACAATTCGCATTGAGGATATGTGGAGCGCTGCAGTCTGA
- a CDS encoding AIPR family protein: METSVAEFFHDFRQETLAGAEASSSFQLAAFMEAVATELVETGFVEGFEFCHYRALRGMRVDGYWFNDEGALDLFVADFDSRSELSTLTRTDVDAAFKRLASFFEASAAKGLSTDLEVTSPEYGLSRQIADRKGSIRQLNLILVSERAISDRIQSLPDGEIQGIPTRYNIWDISRLHRQRSSRSHKEPLDLDFTEMFGAGIPCLPAHLGSGTYQSYLMVMPAEVISGLYAKFGARLLEQNVRTFLQARGKVNKGIRTTILTEPGMFFAYNNGITATAQSVEVADTGSGLEITRILDLQIVNGGQTTASLFHTRRKDKADLANIFVQMKLSVIDSDQSEIIVPRISEYANTQNRVNAADFFSNHPFHVRMEEFSRRLWAPAQQGAQRETKWFYERARGQYADAQSKLTPGEQKRFKAENPKPQMFTKTDLAKFENTWDEHPRWVNLGAQKNFAKYAYRIGKEWDKSPDTFNEFYFRRAVARGIVFRALEKLVSSQPWYNGGYRANIVAYTIAVLSEIAKRHKQRLDFQRIWNDQGINRTLEQVLSIIAKAVNDDITKPAQGISNISEWCKKDACWTRIQTQIARIEPDLPVEFWDELVSADEAATEAKSAKKTQKIDNGIDAQRRVLEIPASHWANIQHALSAKRLLSPKEVGILRIAAQIPSKIPTEKQCAVLLETIEKAREEGISVP; the protein is encoded by the coding sequence TTGGAAACGTCGGTTGCCGAGTTCTTCCATGACTTCCGTCAGGAGACGCTGGCGGGTGCGGAGGCCAGCAGCAGCTTCCAACTCGCCGCCTTCATGGAGGCCGTAGCCACCGAACTTGTCGAAACCGGCTTCGTGGAGGGTTTCGAGTTCTGCCATTACCGCGCTCTGCGCGGCATGCGCGTCGATGGCTACTGGTTCAACGATGAGGGTGCACTGGACCTGTTCGTCGCCGACTTCGACAGCCGAAGCGAGCTGTCGACACTTACCCGCACCGATGTCGATGCAGCGTTCAAGCGTCTCGCGAGCTTTTTCGAGGCGAGTGCAGCGAAAGGCCTTTCGACAGACCTTGAGGTCACATCGCCCGAATATGGCCTGTCACGCCAGATCGCGGATCGTAAAGGCAGTATTCGTCAGCTCAATCTCATCCTCGTTTCCGAACGTGCTATCAGCGACCGCATTCAAAGTCTTCCCGACGGCGAAATCCAGGGTATCCCGACCCGCTATAATATCTGGGACATTTCACGGCTGCACCGTCAGCGCAGCTCCAGAAGCCACAAAGAGCCTCTGGATCTCGACTTTACAGAAATGTTCGGCGCCGGGATCCCATGTCTTCCTGCCCATCTCGGTTCCGGCACGTATCAGTCATACCTCATGGTGATGCCTGCCGAGGTCATTTCCGGTCTCTACGCGAAGTTCGGTGCGCGCCTGCTTGAGCAGAATGTTCGAACCTTCCTTCAGGCTCGTGGAAAAGTGAACAAGGGGATTCGAACGACGATCCTGACCGAACCAGGAATGTTTTTCGCCTACAACAACGGCATCACGGCAACGGCTCAGAGCGTGGAGGTCGCCGACACTGGTTCGGGTCTGGAAATCACCCGCATTCTCGATCTTCAGATTGTCAACGGAGGCCAGACGACTGCCTCGCTTTTTCATACGCGGCGCAAGGACAAGGCCGATCTGGCGAACATCTTCGTTCAGATGAAGCTGTCGGTCATCGACAGCGATCAGAGTGAAATCATCGTCCCTCGCATATCCGAGTATGCAAATACCCAGAACCGCGTGAACGCGGCGGATTTCTTCTCCAACCACCCTTTCCATGTCCGCATGGAAGAATTTTCCCGTCGGCTCTGGGCACCCGCTCAGCAGGGAGCTCAGAGAGAAACGAAATGGTTTTATGAACGTGCGAGGGGACAGTACGCTGATGCTCAGTCCAAGCTGACCCCTGGAGAGCAGAAGCGCTTCAAGGCAGAGAATCCGAAACCCCAGATGTTCACCAAGACCGATCTGGCCAAGTTCGAGAATACATGGGACGAGCATCCGAGATGGGTGAATCTCGGCGCTCAGAAAAACTTCGCCAAGTACGCTTATAGGATCGGGAAGGAGTGGGACAAGAGTCCCGACACCTTCAACGAGTTCTATTTCCGCCGCGCAGTGGCGCGCGGGATCGTTTTCCGGGCGCTGGAAAAGCTCGTTTCCTCGCAGCCGTGGTATAACGGGGGCTACCGGGCCAACATTGTTGCCTACACGATTGCTGTGCTCAGCGAGATTGCGAAGCGCCACAAGCAGCGTCTCGACTTTCAGCGAATATGGAATGATCAGGGCATCAACAGGACCTTGGAACAGGTCCTGAGCATCATCGCCAAGGCCGTGAATGACGACATAACCAAGCCTGCACAGGGTATCTCGAACATCTCCGAGTGGTGCAAGAAGGATGCCTGCTGGACTCGTATCCAGACTCAGATTGCCAGAATTGAGCCAGATCTGCCGGTCGAGTTCTGGGACGAGCTAGTCTCCGCCGACGAAGCGGCGACTGAAGCGAAGTCAGCGAAGAAGACGCAGAAGATCGACAACGGGATCGACGCGCAGCGTCGCGTGCTGGAAATTCCCGCCTCACATTGGGCCAATATTCAGCACGCCCTGTCAGCCAAGCGATTGCTGTCACCCAAAGAGGTGGGCATTCTCAGGATAGCCGCACAGATCCCGTCAAAAATTCCGACCGAGAAGCAGTGCGCTGTCCTGTTGGAGACGATAGAGAAGGCTCGAGAAGAAGGTATCTCGGTTCCGTGA
- a CDS encoding PD-(D/E)XK motif protein has protein sequence MSSRLSPWDGVPTPATDFTVVRVPDLRGVPVYWGRDTASQCLLIVELAGDHTDQLRSENVTLTGIGIDMRLGDTPDRQRLVLTLARHVDADLFQGLCETLIESLREVSESAKALAITLTHLKRWKAFMSGRRTTLSPEQVRGLFAELQMMRSLYSSRLTPPLAVDGWCGADRAQQDFIFGDTAIEVKSLSGRERNSVRISSEDQLETLTSSLYLAVYRLSEMPESNQSISLNELVEMTESELDDALALEEFTRKLSAYGYAPLHDYDSPRFIVSDLKTYRVVDEFPRLVRSGIPNGIVRLSYDIELETIGPFECDSSLILGRV, from the coding sequence ATGTCGAGTAGGCTTTCCCCTTGGGACGGCGTTCCAACTCCCGCGACCGATTTTACCGTCGTACGAGTCCCCGACCTGCGAGGGGTGCCTGTCTACTGGGGGCGCGATACCGCCTCGCAGTGCCTGCTTATCGTGGAACTTGCCGGCGATCACACGGACCAGCTTCGCTCCGAAAACGTGACATTGACTGGTATTGGCATCGACATGCGCCTCGGCGACACCCCGGACCGGCAGCGCCTTGTGCTGACGCTTGCCCGCCACGTCGACGCGGATCTGTTTCAGGGGCTTTGCGAGACCCTTATCGAGAGCCTCAGAGAAGTTTCGGAATCGGCCAAAGCGCTGGCCATCACGCTGACTCACCTGAAACGATGGAAGGCGTTTATGTCCGGGCGCAGAACGACACTGTCTCCCGAGCAGGTGCGCGGTCTGTTCGCCGAACTTCAGATGATGCGATCGCTGTACTCGTCCCGATTGACGCCGCCGTTGGCGGTCGATGGGTGGTGCGGCGCAGATCGGGCGCAGCAGGATTTTATCTTCGGCGACACGGCGATCGAAGTGAAGTCATTATCCGGTCGCGAGCGCAACTCGGTTCGCATATCGTCGGAGGATCAGCTCGAAACCCTGACGTCCAGCCTCTATCTGGCCGTTTACCGCCTCAGTGAAATGCCGGAATCGAATCAATCGATTTCGCTGAATGAGCTTGTCGAAATGACTGAAAGCGAACTCGACGACGCTCTGGCGCTGGAAGAATTTACCCGGAAGCTGTCAGCTTATGGCTATGCTCCCCTCCACGATTACGACAGTCCGCGATTCATCGTCAGCGATTTGAAAACCTACCGGGTAGTCGACGAATTTCCGCGTCTTGTCAGGTCGGGCATTCCGAACGGTATTGTCCGTCTGTCCTATGACATTGAACTGGAAACCATCGGACCGTTCGAATGCGACAGCAGCCTGATACTTGGGAGAGTCTGA
- a CDS encoding Z1 domain-containing protein, whose protein sequence is MSRTQNDKDKGFIAALITAFGDSDQPPTRTEIEAKAAMLAPILGFSGDLENVVAMAETVIPSRMSAGVSLVDPEADHDQEWILKREIEPIYADAYGDFLRAEGWKPTVVNTLLNDDGAKILGLLQDPIDEGAWNRRGLVIGHVQSGKTANYLGVVARAADAGYKFIIVIAGIHNNLRKQTQRRVDEGFVGRSSDPANRVPIGVGLDRDYPNPVTLTNIHMDFNKQTADKSGAELNDFKKPVIIVIKKNTKTLEVLHTWLRELNVKGADRIRDVPMLVIDDEADNASINTNKPEVNPTLTNAWIRKILRLFTKSCYVGYTATPFANIFIDPDAFDEEVYEELFPKDFIYSLDAPTTYFGPDKVFVDEDSSARVLRPITDCEDYLPLTHKNGTPVAELPPSLYRALDQFIVARAIRNLRKQERKHCSMLINISRFVSVQKEVKSFISLRLEKIKDAVKANYMMPEHVSAQNEYMAQLRAAFDSEFLDCGFEWNDVKEALWGVFEHLRTFVVNSKTTDDPLDYEKYEREGVGLTAVAIGGLSLSRGLTIEGLTVSYMYRNTRMYDTLMQMGRWFGYRPNYEDVCRVYLSKDSINWYKHIALAADELRHQIRRMRNVGLSPRDFGLYVQSHPDSLLVTAANKMRSGQKVTLKQNYTGKLIESFLLPLDPQISETNNDLIAKYWADRFGGAELRETEKGWFLPNVDCDKIGEFLAGFRSHKDAVRQKALAIDYLSAISDKFPKGDVLLVSNGPGDPGSYVLGAQERTAADATADKWQISGYRVASRGDEKLGLSVDQKKLAEQLAADDAKSKTKKPSDFHYRLVRKKPLLMVHVLEPTKNEQFRGLRVPAWGLSYPDGQYGTAIEVVANRVWIEQMYGSLDDDRDDDEDYDVE, encoded by the coding sequence ATGAGCCGAACACAGAACGACAAGGATAAAGGCTTCATTGCGGCACTCATAACTGCTTTCGGTGACAGCGACCAGCCACCGACACGCACCGAGATCGAGGCCAAAGCCGCCATGCTTGCTCCGATCCTTGGCTTTAGTGGCGATCTTGAGAACGTGGTCGCTATGGCGGAAACTGTAATTCCGTCGCGGATGAGCGCAGGCGTCTCTCTTGTCGATCCCGAAGCCGACCATGACCAGGAATGGATTCTCAAGCGCGAGATCGAACCGATATACGCCGATGCCTACGGTGATTTTCTTCGAGCAGAAGGCTGGAAGCCCACTGTGGTCAACACGCTCCTGAATGACGACGGCGCAAAGATATTGGGGTTGCTGCAAGATCCCATTGACGAAGGAGCATGGAACCGGCGCGGCCTCGTCATCGGTCACGTCCAGTCAGGAAAGACTGCCAACTATCTTGGCGTAGTCGCGAGAGCCGCAGATGCCGGATACAAGTTCATTATCGTCATTGCCGGTATTCACAACAATCTGCGCAAACAGACGCAGCGACGAGTGGACGAAGGATTTGTCGGAAGGTCGAGTGATCCGGCAAACCGGGTGCCGATCGGCGTAGGCCTCGACAGGGACTATCCCAATCCGGTCACGCTGACGAACATCCATATGGATTTCAACAAGCAGACCGCCGACAAAAGCGGTGCCGAGCTGAACGATTTCAAAAAGCCGGTCATCATCGTAATCAAGAAGAACACCAAGACTCTTGAGGTTCTCCATACCTGGCTTCGCGAACTCAACGTCAAAGGCGCCGACCGAATCCGCGATGTCCCCATGCTTGTTATTGACGACGAGGCGGACAATGCCTCGATCAATACGAACAAACCCGAGGTCAATCCGACGCTGACGAACGCCTGGATCAGGAAGATCCTGCGTCTCTTCACCAAGTCCTGCTACGTCGGATACACTGCGACGCCATTCGCCAATATCTTCATTGATCCGGACGCGTTCGATGAGGAGGTGTACGAAGAGCTGTTTCCCAAGGATTTCATCTATTCGCTCGATGCGCCGACCACCTATTTCGGTCCTGACAAGGTCTTCGTCGATGAAGACAGCAGCGCCCGCGTTCTGAGACCGATAACCGACTGTGAAGATTATCTCCCGCTCACTCACAAGAACGGTACGCCCGTCGCAGAACTGCCTCCAAGCCTCTATCGCGCACTCGACCAGTTCATCGTCGCGCGTGCCATCCGCAATCTTCGCAAACAGGAGCGCAAGCATTGCTCGATGCTGATCAACATCTCCCGCTTCGTGTCAGTCCAGAAGGAGGTCAAAAGCTTCATCAGCCTCAGGCTCGAAAAGATCAAAGACGCCGTGAAGGCGAACTACATGATGCCCGAACACGTTTCGGCGCAGAACGAGTACATGGCGCAATTGCGCGCTGCCTTTGACAGCGAGTTTTTGGATTGCGGTTTCGAATGGAACGACGTGAAGGAGGCGCTGTGGGGCGTTTTCGAACACCTTCGAACTTTTGTCGTCAACAGCAAGACGACCGATGATCCACTGGACTATGAGAAATACGAACGCGAGGGTGTTGGACTGACCGCCGTGGCAATTGGCGGTCTCAGTCTGTCTCGAGGACTGACGATCGAAGGTCTGACCGTCAGCTACATGTATAGAAATACCCGCATGTATGACACGCTCATGCAGATGGGGCGCTGGTTCGGTTATCGCCCCAATTACGAGGATGTCTGCCGCGTCTATCTCTCAAAGGACTCAATCAACTGGTACAAGCATATTGCCCTCGCAGCTGACGAGCTGCGCCATCAGATTCGGCGCATGCGGAACGTCGGCCTGAGTCCGAGAGATTTCGGCCTGTATGTGCAATCTCACCCGGACAGTCTGCTGGTCACCGCCGCGAACAAAATGCGGAGCGGCCAGAAGGTCACTCTGAAGCAGAATTACACCGGAAAACTGATCGAAAGTTTCCTTCTGCCGCTTGATCCGCAGATCAGCGAAACAAACAACGACCTTATCGCGAAATACTGGGCTGATCGTTTCGGAGGCGCCGAGTTGCGGGAGACCGAAAAGGGCTGGTTTCTGCCAAATGTAGATTGTGACAAGATCGGCGAGTTTCTTGCGGGCTTCCGATCGCACAAGGATGCCGTTCGGCAGAAGGCACTTGCCATCGACTATCTCAGCGCGATTTCCGACAAGTTCCCCAAGGGCGATGTGCTGCTTGTATCCAACGGACCCGGCGATCCGGGCAGCTATGTTCTGGGTGCGCAGGAACGCACTGCTGCCGACGCGACAGCCGATAAATGGCAGATTTCCGGCTACCGCGTAGCCAGTCGCGGTGATGAGAAGCTGGGGCTCAGTGTCGATCAGAAGAAGCTTGCCGAGCAGCTTGCTGCAGACGATGCCAAGAGCAAAACGAAAAAGCCTTCGGACTTTCACTATCGCCTCGTGCGCAAGAAGCCCCTGCTCATGGTCCATGTGCTGGAGCCGACCAAGAACGAGCAGTTCAGAGGCCTGCGTGTCCCGGCATGGGGATTAAGCTATCCCGACGGGCAATACGGAACGGCTATCGAGGTTGTCGCCAATCGAGTGTGGATTGAGCAGATGTATGGCTCGCTCGACGACGACCGCGATGACGATGAGGACTACGATGTCGAGTAG
- a CDS encoding ATP-binding protein, whose translation MARNHRLPPSAACLSASMRDLGYSLESAIADIIDNSISANATAIDIVCNLTGATPSLAIIDNGWGMSADEIVQAMRHGASDPKAERGPKDLGRFGLGLKTASFSQCRTLTVASAKDGRLGGAVWSLDRIDELDDWMLSILEEDDLAALDYADRLGQNGTAVIWTDLDRLFEDESGPRRDEIVNEKLGIVERHLSLVFHRFLSGEVKGRKKIAISVNGHPVAPFDPFCRKNTATQILPEEVVYVGGVAVQMQPFILPHHSRLSASEYDFYQNRSDFISNQGAYIYRNGRLMAWGDWFRLIPKGEATKLARVQIDFPNSLDESWTIDIKKSRARPPHAVRERLRQIIAQISGRSTTVHRGRGQRLFEETAAPLWERFADHGGIRYGLNSQHPLIESLRAKLTRDEVRSLNIILDSVAASLPVEMIYSDYSTSPREFDRADDNPDEALEKLRSLHAALCGEGPVDTEAFLQIVKSTRLFEGQMDVAEKYVKEFLA comes from the coding sequence GTGGCTCGCAATCATCGCCTCCCGCCGAGTGCTGCCTGCCTGTCGGCATCCATGCGCGATCTTGGCTATTCGCTTGAAAGTGCCATAGCCGACATCATCGATAACAGCATTTCCGCAAATGCGACCGCGATCGATATCGTGTGCAACCTCACAGGAGCAACTCCATCGCTCGCCATCATCGACAACGGATGGGGAATGAGCGCCGACGAAATAGTCCAGGCAATGCGACACGGAGCGTCCGACCCGAAAGCAGAACGCGGGCCCAAGGACCTAGGCAGGTTCGGCCTGGGGCTTAAGACCGCGTCATTTTCGCAGTGCCGAACGCTTACTGTGGCGAGCGCCAAGGATGGCAGGCTCGGCGGCGCAGTATGGAGTCTTGATCGCATCGATGAGCTGGACGACTGGATGCTTTCTATTCTGGAGGAGGACGATCTTGCAGCGCTCGACTATGCTGATCGTCTCGGACAGAACGGTACGGCTGTCATCTGGACAGATCTGGACCGGCTTTTTGAAGACGAGTCCGGCCCGCGCAGGGATGAAATCGTCAATGAGAAACTTGGAATAGTCGAGCGGCATCTTTCGCTGGTGTTCCACCGGTTTCTCTCTGGTGAGGTCAAAGGTCGAAAGAAGATCGCCATCTCGGTGAACGGCCACCCCGTGGCGCCTTTTGACCCGTTCTGCCGCAAGAATACGGCGACCCAGATTCTTCCGGAAGAGGTCGTCTACGTCGGCGGCGTCGCGGTTCAGATGCAGCCCTTCATCCTGCCGCATCACAGCCGCCTGAGCGCAAGCGAGTATGATTTCTATCAAAACCGCAGCGATTTTATCTCCAACCAGGGTGCCTACATTTATCGCAACGGGCGCCTTATGGCTTGGGGCGACTGGTTCCGTCTCATCCCAAAAGGAGAGGCGACCAAGCTTGCCCGAGTGCAGATCGATTTTCCCAACAGTCTCGATGAATCCTGGACGATAGACATCAAGAAGTCGCGCGCCCGCCCACCGCACGCAGTTAGAGAACGGCTGCGACAGATCATCGCGCAGATAAGCGGTCGGAGCACAACCGTGCATCGGGGTCGCGGACAACGGCTGTTCGAAGAGACCGCTGCCCCCCTATGGGAGCGCTTCGCGGATCACGGCGGCATACGCTACGGGCTCAATAGTCAGCACCCGCTGATTGAATCCCTTCGCGCAAAATTGACCCGTGACGAGGTCCGAAGCCTCAACATCATTCTCGATTCCGTTGCAGCCTCGCTGCCCGTCGAAATGATCTACTCGGACTATTCTACGAGTCCGCGCGAATTCGACCGGGCTGACGACAACCCAGATGAGGCCCTCGAGAAATTAAGGAGTCTTCATGCAGCGCTTTGCGGGGAAGGCCCAGTCGATACAGAAGCATTCTTGCAAATCGTTAAGTCTACCCGTTTATTTGAAGGGCAGATGGATGTTGCCGAGAAGTATGTGAAAGAGTTCCTTGCATGA